The Elaeis guineensis isolate ETL-2024a chromosome 14, EG11, whole genome shotgun sequence genomic sequence AGCAGTGAAAGTACTGttcatctgtcggatggatcgagctgtgcgatcaaaggTATTGGGACAGTCAGCTataggatacatgatggtgtaaTGAAGAGATTGAggaaggtccgatacatacctgatTTCAGAAGGAATCTTTCTCACTGACAGACTGAACTCGACCGATTACAGGTGGAGAGCTGATGGAGGAATTCTGAAGATTTTGCACGATGATAAGGTGATAttggagggaaagaagaggaCGAAAGGATATTACTACATGATAGAGAGTCTAGTGCGATATAGAGCTTCAGGAGCTAGGGaaagtccagagcgaggtggatcTTCAAGTGGAGGTGAATCGGGCATGAGAcgtgagactcgggaggatgagaggcgatatcgcaaggtaagattcctattgccacagAAGACTACTCCGAGTAGGTCTCAAGTCAGGAGAAGCACagatacgatggagatgggatagagtagcctggctcgactctcatatttgccTATCCATGATCAGCAAGCATTTACCCTCGGATATGGGGGCgagaagatccaaaagctctcagagttaaGAAGAGGCCAAATATCGAatcgaggtgaagattgttgaaaaaaatatcttaagattcagtCCATAATAATTCCAAAACAAGATCTAGGATGACAAACGAAGTCCAACGAatccaagaacagtccaaacagaaTCCAGACGGAGAAActacacataaaaaaaaaaagccagaAGGTGGGCTGGTATGGCCCACAGGCCATCGAATGGGGTCCACGGGTGGCGCAAGCTAATGGCGGAGCAAGCCAGGCTCGGTGGAGGAGCAAACGTGCAGCTCAGTGTGTGGGCGTGCGCGGGCTGGCCCAACGGACGCGCGAGTGCGCGTGTGCATCCCATGCATAAGCATGGCTCAGACCACATGGTGTACTGCGGTCCATGGGCTGGGCAATCCATGCGGGAGCGCGTGGACTAGTAGGGTGTTTCCTGCCCGATTTCAcgcagtccaccatggaccgacgCTGGTTTCCCACTAGTTTCTTATAGTTTATGGATGTTCTCATGGACCGATGAGTGATCGGATGAGCTGCAGGAGTTTGCAGTCAAGATCCAACGATCCAGATGCTGTTTGGGTGCTATGTGGAGTCCAGAGATGAGTAGGACATGCTTTGTACATGGTTTGAAGCCTTTAAGAAGGCCTGTGGGCAATCGAGGCCTAAAGCGATAGTTCGGTAGAGGCATGGGCGCAGCAGCAGCGAGTTCGGCAGCAGCGGTGGTGGCAGACCCTGAAGCTAGGCACCGATAGAGAGCAGAAGCAGGCATTTCAGGCAGACTGTCAGGCAGCGGACATCAAtcatttcaaaaattcaaaaaatcttcTAGAGAGagggagcttttgtgagggagaacttcatATTGAGAGAGAGGGATCGGTgcacgagggttgagggtgtgatcttctctcgtaaatttttttttatagtgaagcttgcatgctccaTAAAGACAAACTTTTTAGTTGATCCATATATtttattgtgtttcttattttattttttttattcctaCTGCAACACATGGTACCGGATCCTGCACAACAGAAGACACCCGTatctctacaacagtggaagaccactagacttaatatttaattgagaaaatttaggttcagatctcatCTAAGTCAGCATATCTGATGTCTGACTGATCAGATTCAGGTTAGCACAATCTCATGTCTaacaacctagtcggcatgggtgaacatgaatgaccaagcaaccttattctaTCCTTAATCGACCAAAGTGATCAAATAAGTTAGATCGATGGGAAGATCGCTGAtggttgccttagacaccatttctgatcaaataagcatagtccaattaaaaactatcagtCGAGCTGTCTTACTTACCTTAtatatcaattgatcaattagaattaaATAGGTCAGCGTAGTAACTCGGGCTCGAACAACTAAGCCAAATtcaatcttgagtcaatcaatttacatcaaaatataaatcgatacaaccaactacaactaaactcgactttgagtcTCTTTGACATAATCTTAACCCACCATAGATTaagttcgatcaactgctcaaaatcgataatgggttctaacctgatctaatcaatgaccctaattGTAATTTAATCATAAGACCTAATTGCTCAACTCATACCCAAAATCCCATGctttatgcaataaatttagatcttaaattttccATTTTTGATCtattaatttcatatcttaattcttaattaagtacattatgaataTGGGTTTAGAAATAATTTCTTtacattatatcttatataattttctatccacaaaattgagtcgactcactcTGAAATTGAGTTGACTCATCACAGTGAGTCAACTCATCCTGAGGCCAAGTTAACTCGACTGTGACAAACAGAAGCCATGTAGCCTCGGCCGGCAGAATAGATTCGACTCATTAgcaaactgagtcgactcactaGAGTTTCGAGTCGATTCGAATAAAAATCGAATCGACTTGGTAGGCGTGCCAGCCATAGATTTCACAGTATCAAATTTTTATGTGCATCATTAAAGTTTCagtttagatataaaaataattttcaaatctaagtaACTTTACTATGCAATATATATGACAGAtcctaggattttgcaaaaaataaatttttctttttgtgattcttcttcatgagacatcACAAGCGGCACTCCTACACgttataagagaatccatcgattggacaagagagaaactttaatctctacttcctcttatgatcggacggtcatggtgATGTATCCATTCcgaatactaggctactaagatattaaatctaacatatcacatatgtatttaaaataaattttagatctatgcatgctttcacatatctcatatataaacagaaattcaaatctaaatatggaatatatatcacatatatgaacattagattcagatctaaacatgcttcacatatcatatatatgaaaataaaattagatctgaacATTCATGTCaaaaacctgactctgataccactgttagaaattcaaatagttttatgcatagattttaaaattttttcgaataaatATTCAGTAGAATAGATCTAGATTAACTCTTAATCTAGCatgtaatagatcaaatctataaacTACCCATGCATGGATCTTATGACATAAAATATAGCATgcataatctaaatttaaaaatcatagatCGCATCTATGGTGTAGATCACATCTACCATaaaatagagatcagatctcaataccttagtaTGAGTCGAACTTCACCACAGCTGATGATCGTGAATTTGAAGGTTCTTTGAGCCACACACGTATCCGActtctacagatatccatacgaGGCTCCGATCCGATCAGAGATCTGATGAACTCCCTAGGGTGCTAGCTCCTTGGGAGAGTTCCACTTCTGATGGCTGATCTAGCTCCTTTAGATCTCTCAAACTTTTTCAGGAGGAGAAGGACTTGGAGGGAGAAGAGGTGGAGAAAGACTCTTGAGAACACTTTCTCTCTTTCAAAACCCATGCCTAGACTAAAGCCCTGAAACCCAAGGACTTTCTTCTCGGCAATATGGAGTCGCCCAATCCTTGCACACACCaaatcctattttctctctcaaaaacaCAATGGGATATCAGATATCTCATGATAATCTTCTCTCAATTTCAACGGCAAAAGAGAGAGCTCTTTATGGTCGGCGTCCAAGGTGGTTTGGATGAGAACAAATTCTCATCGTGATAAAGCTTAGGTTTCAAACttgaatttcaatcaaatttgaattcaaacatgaAACCAACCTTATCTTTATCTAAGAGGAGAGAAATGAGTTGGCGACAACACTCATTTTAACATGCAAATCATCATGCCAAAATCAAATTTGCATGAGGAGTTGGCGTGGGGACTTGGGTAGTTGGCGCATGGGATGAGTTCAATCCAATTTAGACTCAGGGTTCATCCAATtttgatccaaaccaaatctcatttagttagacccaaatagatgaatgaacctaatcaaattagattctaatccaattaagatttaacAGAACTCAAAACAGAAATCGAGTTCCTTTGCAATTGAGTTATTTCATAACTCGATCAGGCCAAACCCAATCTAAGcaaaactgaattcaattcaattagatttgattcaagccttattgctcaatcaaattgagccaattgactatccaattgctaattaatctttctataattaaCTAACtcttattaaattattttattataacttttgcataaggttaatcatcaatcacgtcGACGATTATACCCTTCTACGATACATAACTGTTGATTAACCATTTAATCAGATAAGAACTTCTTTTgcgtatgactccataggttttattctatctgatagtaaaatatattgtgatctctattacaatatcattgcaacttttttcgatggattgaaacaattccaactctgtccttcgagggtcatcgatcatcaagacgatgctcgacgagtcccacaatccatcaatgacacctagcggtatgtagtggcaacctagcagaataaaagtattgaacctctaggtgcagttaccgtatgattcaattcttctatcgtgagttctgacttgacggagatcatagagaactcatcaaaccccaacatcagtcatatgccagattgactcaactcgagttcacttataaatcctatgaaaactcctttccaatATTCACACTTGTTTCGATGGAAGACtccctgaactcagtcttgcgaatcgcATAAAACtattctttttctatcaaaatcgatagatttcatctatgtgcatcctacttctaacagcaaatctgaacccactgaagccaacatacaccgtAAGGATCCAAATTTAGGTGCAGTTaaatccagcagcctcactgcacaTAGCCAATGCACCatagatcaaaggaccactcacaccactgcagcatcgagaagaccactgacgagtaaaTAGTCATTCAAGTGGTTTCTCTTGTTGATCATGCTCCgtacaaattattctctaacaaccatctatatTCTCACTCCAGTATCCCCACACTACAGACTCGAAACTCATCTGTGTGgaaagaaagtgatccatgcaccaatttaactggatcgatcactgtctttcgtgatgatcctacgatcaagAGCATTCAGAAATCaaccactaataatatatgtctcaaattttcaatatcttaagaatatacaaaatcatctattAATTTTTACAACAAATCATGAAAACATAAAGCATAATtaaaagtaaaaattattttttattaataataaatattttataagtataaatttatgtcttaaaattataatatatgtcagccaacaattgatttataggacatacatctaatatctATTTTTTGTCGTAAACAATGCAACCACGGGGGATGAAAAGGTTGCTATTAATTCATGCTCCAATATCtcccttttgtttatttttatttttacataCATTCTTCGTACAGCCATTTCTTTTGTAGCCCTTGAAGTTACTGGTTCTTAGAAAGTTGCCCTTCATGTTGTTATCAGTTATTACTCGGGTATTCTTCGCTTCCACAGGCTGGGCGATGCGTTTCCCCCATTACTCATGTAATATAGAAGTGCTCTATCATTGAATATGTTGTGGGGAAGTGCTCTAAATGAAACCAATACAGGATTGAGTTCTTTTTCAGAAAATAAGATTACACGATTCAGTTCTTGTTGCCTGAGGCAGTGAACAAAAGGGCAAAAAGAAAAAGGTAAGCTTCAGCCACTGACTTTGCATTTCCAGAAGCAGTTTAGAAAAATCCAAATGGAGAAGAGAACAACTAGTAGAAGAAAGGACCACTCACAAAATTAAAATAGGTAGTCTAGgctgaaaaataaaagaatattgGGTTGTCTTGTTTAGCTTAAGTTACTGGTAGCTGCTTGGAGAAAGTATTCATAACTAACCTGCTTCCTTCAGATAGAGTTTGATCTACATTCCCAAAAGTATTTCCATATGTCCACCTGCAttcttgagaaaggaaagaattaCAATCCCCCATGAGCATGGAAATTCAGGTCATTTGGGTTCATGATTTTGTTAAGACACCTTCAATTcatttttcaaattccaaacaTCATAAAACTTGGTAAGTTTGAGCATGCAGTTGGCAATCAAAACCTCCCCAGTGCAGACTATGATGATGAAACCTTTTGATTTTGCGATGCGTGATGAAGACATCTTCTAGAATGAAGGCTTGGGCTAAATGAGACGAATTTATATGGATCTCTAAATTTTAGAGCCCTCTTCAGTGGTAATGCTATGAAATTCTGACATACTGCTCTGGTCCGTGCATAGAATATATCTGTTCTTACCTGATATGTTTCTTTTCATAGAATATAAGGACACTTTCACTCAAGTGTCCTTTTTGTTCAACATACTGCCCGGTGATCTGCTTGTCCGCTTATGTTGCTAGTTAGCCATCTACAATTTTCCATCGTTTTTTCATTCAAACCACGATTCCAAGTGCATAAGAATGTTCAGCAATTATGTTGGAAACCAGGTTTTTGCAAAGACATGGACACATCATTAGAGCAACAGGCAATTGCCATTCACAATAAAGTTCATAAGTGTTGTAGAGTGCACATAGGAAAACTACAAAAGCCCTCAGACAGCCCCACAACTATACCTTTGCACTGCTGGTTGGCATTTTGAATCTTCTACGGTAGTCCAGTCGTCTAGCCTGCAGACCTGAATTGGCCGTTCTACATTGCATACGGTGGCTTCTTTCTCCAACTGTAAACAATACTTTCCAAATGTGTCTAAATCCACTTGAAGTCTAAAATCTAAGCTAAATAAGAAATTTAGCTCCAGTCTGTTCATCTCTACAGTACTGATTCCTCCTACCTTGGCATAATATGCATTGTTGAAAAATCTGCAGTCAGATAGATAAAGAAAGTGTAACTTCCTTAAGTGCAACTGATACTTCACAATGTAGACTACTGGAAGAAAAATATGTAACAAGCAAAAAAAAGATCAAGTCCTTTGCAAACATGGTCCTGATTGTTATGGTTATGTACTAATAGCTTTTGCTTCGGTAACTTAGCTTTTGAGAATATGCACCAAGGATGAATTTAATCTAAGCTTTTGCTTAACCATGCACCCACCCACCCAAAACaattaaataaaatagaataaaggAACTCAAGAACATAAGAACCGCAACATTGTTTGAAAGAATCAACAGTTGCCACAAGTGTGTTCTCTTAATGGTGTAATAAACAGTAGCTCTAGAGTGACTTAATGGTGTAATAAACACTAGCTCTAGAGTGACCAACAATCATGCTCTGTGACATTAGCGCTGCCACAACTCCATTAAGTAGAGTCCAGTAGTGTATCAACAACATCTCTGGCTCAATACCTGATACCCAATAAAATGGTGCTGTGTATgtcaaaatatgaaaatatataatgTTCACATTTTTCATTTCCAATATGAGCAAGGTGATTGAGATAATACTGATACTGATCCTTTGAGGCCAAAGATGGTTCTGACGGAGCTGCCACACAATATTAGAAGTCAATTAACATCTAATGTCGAAGGAGACAGTAGGCTTGCTGCTAGCATTTATTCGtggacaagaagaagaagaagaaaaaaaagatctttGTTTATCTGAAACAGCATTGAGCATGTGAGAATGTAGCTTGCCTATGGTCTATAAATTTGCTAAACATCTTTAGCCTATGCTAATTGTGATGTAGTAAAAAGCCATTGGTGATGGAATGTGCTAGGAATTTCCTTTCAACTAAGATGAACCATTAACTGGAGGAGCACTAATGTGGCATCTTGATGTTGATGGCGCATCTTCAGATTGATTCAGTGGAAAACTTTCTAAAGAACTTCAATTTGAGTTACACAACCAACAGTTGAGGATTCCGCAAACATAAGAATTCAGTAGACTACCAAAGAGTACGCAATATGATCAATCCTCCTTTAGGAATGTGATTCATGATTCCAAGTTGATGCAAGTGTAACTAACATCAATATTGGTAGTCATAGAAAAATGAAATTCTGAAAGATATCACTAGGTGAACCTAGCCAATCAATTTTGAGACTAATATCCCTTAGCAGCTCTCTTTCACTGTGCAGCCATCCTCTCCTCTACCCATCAAACCCTTCCCTCAGCCTCTAGTATGATGGCCCCACCAACTACCCACTAACTAGTAAATTGGACAAATGTTGAGATTGATCCAACCTGACTAGAATAGGGGTGGCAATTTACTCCGGCCCATCAAGTATCTAACCTGAATCTAATGTGACAGGTTTTACCAAACCTGCAACAGATTTGAGGTAGGTGCAGGTAATAGTAAAACCCACCCCGAACCTAACTCAAACATATATAACTCTTCATTTATATCCCCCTCCTcaaggcaacaaaaaaaaaaaatgtatgaaaaaaaaagagattattATAGCTTTTAACCCAATGCGATCCATCCAACTCcacgcgcccccccccccccccccaaaaaaaaaaatctaactctACTCTCCCCACTCTGCCTTGAGACT encodes the following:
- the LOC105057790 gene encoding cyclin-P3-1, which encodes MGSLASETETVHPEIYLSLGLKASGKGITEFPRILSLLSSHLDRAVQKNEKLLDSKKIKEIVTIFHGLRAPNLSIQKYVERIFKYSKCSPSCFVLAHIYIDKFLQQSDIHLTSLNVHRLLITSVVVAAKFIDDAFFNNAYYAKVGGISTVEMNRLELNFLFSLDFRLQVDLDTFGKYCLQLEKEATVCNVERPIQVCRLDDWTTVEDSKCQPAVQRWTYGNTFGNVDQTLSEGSRQQELNRVILFSEKELNPVLVSFRALPHNIFNDRALLYYMSNGGNASPSLWKRRIPE